A single genomic interval of Arachis duranensis cultivar V14167 chromosome 7, aradu.V14167.gnm2.J7QH, whole genome shotgun sequence harbors:
- the LOC107458603 gene encoding uncharacterized protein LOC107458603, producing the protein MDMHLNTLKVREALGDPLMIITTRRGFPGHMSRDYPRGRNLNAGQNQPQGRLFTVNASDVAKADHLMRGKCLFGDKTLVVLYDTGASHSFIVFDKFEELGLRMSELAFDLHVYTSYQTVVTRSGCRQICFQIEDRNFVHDLICLLMVELEMILGFDWLSKN; encoded by the coding sequence ATGGATATGCACCTCAACACCCTGAAGGTCAGGGAAGCATTAGGAGACCCACTTATGATCATTACCACCAGGCGAGGATTTCCTGGACACATGTCAAGGGATTACCCTCGTGGGAGGAATCTGAATGCGGGTCAGAACCAACCCCAAGGACGATTATTTACTGTGAACGCCAGTGATGTTGCTAAAGCGGATCATTTGATGAGAGGTAAATGTTTATTTGGTGACAAGACATTAGTTGTATTGTATGATACTGGAGCTTCGCATTCATTCATTGTATTTGATAAGTTTGAGGAACTAGGATTGAGAATGTCGGAATTAGCTTTCGATTTGCATGTGTATACCTCGTATCAAACAGTTGTGACTAGATCAGGTTGTAGGCAAATATGTTTCCAAATTGAGGATAGAAACTTCGTTCATGATTTAATCTGTTTGCTGATGGTTGAGTTGGAGATGATTTTGGGATTTGACTGGTTGTCTAAGAACTGA